A portion of the Kazachstania africana CBS 2517 chromosome 2, complete genome genome contains these proteins:
- the EDE1 gene encoding Ede1p (similar to Saccharomyces cerevisiae EDE1 (YBL047C); ancestral locus Anc_7.488), with amino-acid sequence MASVPFFKTPLTPEETNFFNQKFKQLDVKNLGVVTGEVVRPLFASTNLPSTTLSQVWALADVNNKGFLNFQEFSAALRIIANLQKFPNATLSANLYDSPCPQLPTFNDGSRAPSASATTQLPLPSTNDIAKFSQLFDRTTNGATLIPGDQAKDIFLKARLSNQTLGEIWALCDRNASGSLDKNEFVMAMFLIQLSMSNHPSMSSLPAALPAHLWSVVANGTAGPISTQSTGSNNAPLKRQSTISRLSSGAFTNVSQNWSLSFEQKQQFDRIFDALDKNHAGSLGSQVLVPFFVSSKLSQETLATIWDLADIHNNAEFTKMEFAIAMFLIQKKNSGVDLPDVIPNELLHSPALGLSQQQPTQPPATIPSRATKPSFNEPLQQQPQHLLNQPAPPVQQQNSGSLNDLLALNSSFTSPSPSNLQANNVANNTGSPSSQHVAPHSSVGLKKFHPTSQFGQTIIKEEEEEEEAPKYSQQSQQLHSSVSPAHRTASVTLAQVPNFANLSISNHSTGSPMNAPSTALRNNDLYADADASAQLSKETTELANLSNQVNSLTKQASITNDKKSRASQELKRVIEMKLSIQDKLGKIRAAHEENVKKTEMLENQLIELNNENNSLQQQFSVTEANFQASENKMNEVTLQFNNATRENQELKAKISQFNEQNNLLLSQLNEKQALLQKEMSIADVNRKQVELNDITVANLTNEISGLDEKLQIFISKTNELNDYQKTLESKHAQLEDKYNDLNERESQLNERTKQIEEQEQLYNENIKNLQIMFDELAGKKQQFEKAENELKQQHLEYAAHVQELSERQLNLAMGELPDDAEDIIAENKKFKEASAGDKAAAFNEDDVAKFVDGTVANSKLVAHENENDDELKTENTESDVFDKNDLPATDSVQGENDNNTTATTISNDNRENLHENENLSDRFEGDLNEYGIPRTQSFTSSVANNAPQSVRDENEAIAELPEGKEEMNGTDTVLENEPIPGEWSSTPIPESAVDEEELPSETVVESQTVDENESDSDRSIQQSPVQVALDKVENPTNAVEPVIEHPGPVAEGILLQEDKEIHPIDQEFPPIQELEINESDSSSEDEFEDTRDVLNATPTNEQPRTSGNDEFADEFAGLEQAALEEDEEPNDNRFNTDEFMEPFEPISHTDLDEELDDVAFVGTNQRSTTISPEGNAANVSNDEWDEIFAGFGNGRQPAPAKQEVSQAKSSVPIDRGIATTPKSLAIEELSGMGFAEEEAKNALEKCNWDLEAATNLLLDGA; translated from the coding sequence ATGGCTTCTGTTCCTTTTTTCAAGACTCCATTGACACcagaagaaacaaatttcttcaatcaaaaatttaaacAACTAGATGTGAAAAATCTTGGTGTGGTCACAGGAGAGGTCGTAAGACCTCTCTTTGCAAGCACAAATTTACCTTCTACCACTCTGTCACAAGTCTGGGCGCTTGCAGATGTCAATAACAAAGGGTTTCTGAATTTTCAGGAATTTAGTGCTGCTCTAAGAATAATTGCAAATTTGCAAAAATTTCCAAACGCCACATTATCCGCAAATTTGTACGATTCTCCATGTCCACAATTACCTACATTCAATGACGGTAGCCGTGCACCAAGCGCTAGTGCTACAACTCAACTACCCTTGCCTTCAACAAATGACattgcaaaattttcacaattatttgatagaaCAACTAATGGTGCTACACTAATCCCAGGCGATCAGGCAAAAGATATCTTTTTAAAGGCaagattatcaaatcaGACTCTGGGTGAAATTTGGGCTCTTTGTGATAGAAATGCTTCAGGTTCTTTAGACAAAAATGAGTTCGTAATGGCAATGTTTTTAATTCAACTATCTATGTCAAATCATCCATCCATGTCATCTCTTCCAGCTGCTTTACCAGCACATTTATGGTCCGTGGTTGCCAATGGCACAGCTGGTCCTATAAGTACACAATCCACAGGAAGTAATAATGCCCCACTTAAGAGACAATCGACCATTTCACGTCTTTCATCAGGTGCCTTTACAAATGTCTCACAAAATTGGTCGTTATCTTTTGAACAAAAACAACaatttgatagaatttTCGACGCCCTGGACAAAAATCACGCTGGTTCTCTTGGATCTCAAGTCCTTGTACCTTTCTTTGtctcttcaaaattaagTCAAGAAACTTTAGCAACTATTTGGGATTTGGCGGATATTCACAATAACGCTGAGTTTACTAAGATGGAATTCGCTATTGCCATGTTTTTGATCCAGAAGAAAAACTCTGGAGTAGACTTACCTGATGTGATTCCAAATGAACTATTACATTCACCTGCTTTAGGTTTATCACAACAACAACCTACTCAACCACCTGCCACAATCCCATCAAGAGCAACAAAaccatctttcaatgaaccTCTGCAGCAACAGCCACAACACTTGCTTAATCAGCCTGCCCCTCCTGTTCAACAACAAAACTCAGGttcattaaatgatttGTTGGCTTTGAACAGTTCATTCACATCTCCTTCCCCAAGCAATTTACAAGCTAATAATGTTGCAAATAATACAGGCTCTCCATCAAGCCAACATGTTGCTCCACACTCTTCAGTAGGtttgaagaaattccaCCCAACTTCTCAATTTGGTCAAACAATAAttaaagaggaagaagaagaggaagaagcTCCAAAATATTCCCAACAATCTCAACAACTTCATTCTTCCGTATCACCAGCTCATAGAACAGCCTCTGTAACTCTAGCACAAGTCCCAAACTTTGCTAATTTGAGTATTTCAAACCATAGTACTGGTTCTCCAATGAATGCTCCATCTACTGCTTTAAGAAACAATGACCTTTATGCTGATGCTGATGCTTCTGCCCAATTATCAAAGGAAACAACCGAATTAGCTAATTTATCCAATCAAGTTAATTCATTAACCAAACAAGCTTCTATCACTAATGATAAGAAATCCAGAGCTTCGCAAGAATTAAAGCGTGTCATTGAAATGAAACTGTCCATTCAAGATAAATTAGGAAAAATTAGAGCTGCTCACGAAGAAAACGTCAAGAAAACAGAAATGTTGGAAAAccaattgattgaattaaacaatgaaaataactCTTTGCAACAACAATTTAGTGTTACTGAAGCAAATTTCCAAGCTAGtgaaaacaaaatgaaTGAAGTCACTTTACAATTCAACAACGCCACTAGGGAAAATCAAGAACTCAAGGCcaaaatttctcaattcAATGAACAAAACAATTTGTTACTATCTCAATTAAATGAGAAGCAGGCTCTTTTGCAAAAAGAAATGTCTATTGCCGATGTTAATAGAAAACAGGTAGAGCTAAATGACATCACAGTGGCGAACCTAACAAACGAAATTAGTGGTttagatgaaaaattacagaTTTTCATTAGCAAGacaaatgaattgaatgattatCAGAAGACACTGGAATCCAAACACGCTCAATTAGAAGACAAATACAACGACTTGAATGAGCGTGAATCACAATTAAACGAACGTACTAAACAAATCgaagaacaagaacaacTTTATAATGAAAACATCAAGAATTTACAAATTATGTTCGACGAATTAGCAGGAAAGAAACAGCAGTTTGAAAAAGCAGAAAATGAACTGAAGCAACAACATCTTGAATATGCAGCACATGTCCAAGAACTATCGGAAAGACAACTAAACTTAGCTATGGGTGAACTTCCAGATGATGCGGAAGATATAATTGCagaaaataagaagttCAAAGAAGCTAGTGCTGGTGACAAAGCTGCTGcatttaatgaagatgatgtgGCTAAATTTGTTGATGGTACAGttgcaaattcaaaattggtgGCTCatgagaatgaaaatgatgatgaattgaaaacagAAAACACTGAGAGTGATGTTTTCGACAAAAATGATTTACCTGCTACTGATAGTGTACAAGGTGAAAATGACAACAACACCACTGCTACAACTATTTCGAATGATAACCGTGAAAATTTGCATGAAAATGAGAATCTATCTGATAGATTTGAAGgtgatttgaatgaatatGGTATTCCAAGAACGCAGTCATTCACTTCATCTGTTGCAAATAATGCACCACAATCAGTGagagatgaaaatgaagcaATTGCTGAATTACCAGAAggcaaagaagaaatgaatgGCACTGACACTGTTCTTGAGAATGAGCCTATCCCAGGTGAATGGTCAAGCACTCCTATTCCGGAATCTGCTGTagatgaggaagaattACCTTCTGAAACTGTAGTAGAATCACAAActgttgatgaaaatgaaagtgaTTCTGACAGGTCCATTCAACAATCACCTGTACAAGTAGCTTTAGATAAAGTGGAAAACCCCACTAACGCTGTGGAACCAGTTATAGAGCATCCTGGGCCAGTTGCTGAAGGAATACTGCTACAGGAGGATAAAGAAATCCATCCGATTGATCAAGAATTCCCACCTATTCAAGAATTAGAAATCAACGAAAGTGATTCTTCATCggaagatgaatttgaagacaCAAGAGACGTTCTAAATGCCACACCAACCAACGAACAGCCAAGGACAAGTGgcaatgatgaatttgcAGACGAATTTGCGGGTTTGGAACAAGCTGCCCTTGAAGAAGACGAGGAACCCAATGACAATAGATTCAATACAGATGAATTTATGGAACCATTTGAACCAATCTCACATACTGATTTGGATGAAGAATTGGATGATGTCGCATTTGTGGGTACCAATCAAAGATCCACAACTATATCACCAGAAGGTAATGCTGCTAATGTTAGTAACGATGAATGGGATGAAATCTTTGCTGGGTTTGGTAACGGAAGGCAACCAGCTCCAGCAAAACAAGAAGTGTCTCAAGCTAAAAGCAGTGTACCAATCGACCGTGGAATTGCAACTACACCAAAATCTCTAGCTATTGAAGAACTGAGTGGTATGGGATttgctgaagaagaagccaAGAACGCCCTAGAAAAATGTAACTGGGACTTAGAAGCCGCCACCAATCTTCTATTGGATGGTGCATAA
- the KAFR0B00600 gene encoding uncharacterized protein (similar to Saccharomyces cerevisiae YJR112W-A; ancestral locus Anc_7.487) — MRVSITTNKSMIFHDYDKVVHFVTFMVETVLFMSIFETESRHTVAITFYMDEMQRKKYEVNLYHLAIVVCCILAGIGSEFMQKIATNGQRVFDIKDIICNVLGSFMGMFIVYYYKI; from the exons ATGAGAGTTA GCATTACAACTAATAAATCCATGATTTTCCACGATTATGACAAGGTCGTCCACTTTGTCACTTTTATGGTGGAAACTGTACTATTTATGTCGATATTTGAAACAGAGAGCAGACACACCGTTGCCATTACATTTTATATGGACGAAATGCAAAGAAAGAAGTACGAGGTCAATTTATATCATTTAGCTATCGTTGTTTGTTGTATCTTGGCCGGTATTGGTAGTGAATTCATGCAAAAAATTGCTACGAATGGACAGAGAGTGTTCGATATCAAGGACATTATCTGTAACGTGCTGGGAAGCTTTATGGGTATGTTCATTGTGTACTATTACAAGATATAG
- the PSY4 gene encoding Psy4p (similar to Saccharomyces cerevisiae PSY4 (YBL046W); ancestral locus Anc_7.485), with protein sequence MGDMAIDSLHHMNGVTSTGLYSILTGLQRDEMTIKDVQPSELLQELIKHINETISHDIFQSNEEDAKVVKSLDRCVQKLNEFARDNTLPFTIIRICELCFDPLKYFKINELHKFANALEKCCFVDSRYKIPSSVNTEMDAQQENGDSHNDVPLNGISWLDNISPEEKKDIGSFIKDIDNIMTVNFGFEDIEDNDAIEIDEDADEKDTFVEDNEDSSKKRKVVKNSADFIVETYYEDPNQHVEALKDMDQDEDDDDDDDDDDDKDYIEGGDEEEQDNGNDTETSSSDSNSDHDEDD encoded by the coding sequence ATGGGAGATATGGCTATTGATAGTCTCCATCACATGAATGGTGTCACATCAACAGGATTATATTCCATTCTAACCGGATTACAACGAGATGAAATGACAATCAAAGACGTTCAGCCGAGTGAATTGTTGCAGGAACTTATAAAACATATAAATGAAACGATATCTCACGATATATTCCAAAGTAATGAGGAGGATGCAAAAGTAGTGAAAAGTTTAGATAGATGCGTACAGAAGTTAAATGAGTTTGCTCGTGATAATACACTGCCGTTCACGATAATAAGAATATGTGAGTTGTGTTTTGAcccattgaaatatttcaaaattaatgaacTGCATAAATTTGCTAATGCATTAGAGAAATGTTGTTTTGTTGATTCCAGATATAAGATACCTTCCAGTGTAAATACTGAAATGGATGCGCAACAGGAAAATGGCGATAGTCATAACGACGTTCCATTAAATGGTATATCTTGGTTAGATAACATTTCAcctgaagaaaaaaaagatattggCTCCTTCattaaagatattgataatatcaTGACGGTaaattttggatttgaAGACATCGAAGATAATGATGCAATTGAAATCGATGAGGACGctgatgaaaaagatacCTTTGTcgaagataatgaagacAGTTCTAAGAAACGTAAAGTTGTTAAAAATAGTGCAGATTTCATCGTTGAAACGTACTACGAAGATCCAAATCAGCATGTTGAagcattgaaagatatgGATCaggatgaagatgatgatgatgatgatgatgatgatgatgataaggACTACATAGAGGGaggtgatgaagaagaacaagataATGGAAATGATACCGAAACTTCGAGTAGTGATAGTAATTCTGATCATGACGAGGATgattag
- the COR1 gene encoding ubiquinol--cytochrome-c reductase subunit COR1 (similar to Saccharomyces cerevisiae COR1 (YBL045C); ancestral locus Anc_7.484): protein MLRTTVGKQISVLTRSLLKRCLATTAGAGANIEVTELPNGLTVATEYVPHSKVTSTGIVFPSGSTAEDPYNNGVANILTKNFLNNPHIIVEAAKDGFQLISNVNRESQSFVVNSAQGQPSKILNFLQSKVLSKDFKSLEKHFDTIRSKAVDEAAFFEENDHQNRAMEHLHSTAFQNTPLSLPTRGTVETLQTLVTDDVASFANKTCNIKDAVIVATGNTSHADLVKAVEKEIDLNQTSKNALIKPKSSFLGSEVRLRDDTLPKAWVAIAAEGESAKSEQYLTSHVATSIFGEYFAMEPRSRLQGIKLLDNLQEYQLCDSFTHFNLNYKDSGLWGFTTMTGNIGNIDDLIHFTLKQWNRLSISITETELERGKALLKLKLATDALKRKTNAALLANEILANDGVYLNLDEVFKKIHAVTIKDIKNWAGNKLWDQDIAISGVGQIEDLLDYMRMRNDMSMMRW from the coding sequence ATGCTAAGAACTACTGTAGGAAAACAAATATCTGTTTTGACAAGGAGCTTACTTAAGAGATGTCTGGCAACAACCGCCGGGGCCGGTGCTAACATCGAAGTTACCGAATTGCCAAATGGGTTGACTGTCGCTACTGAATATGTCCCACATTCAAAAGTTACCTCCACAGGTATCGTATTTCCCTCTGGGTCCACTGCTGAAGACCCTTATAATAACGGTGTCGCGAACATCTTGACTAAGAATTTCTTAAATAACCCTCATATTATTGTCGAGGCCGCTAAGGATGGGTTccaattgatttcaaacGTTAATAGAGAATCTCAATCTTTTGTTGTTAACTCAGCGCAGGGCCAACCTTcgaagattttgaattttttacaatCAAAAGTGCTCAGTAAAGATTTTAAATCGTTAGAAAAGCATTTTGATACAATAAGATCGAAAGCAGTAGATGAAGCGGCTTTTTTCGAGGAAAATGACCACCAGAATCGTGCAATGGAGCATTTACATTCTACTGCTTTCCAAAATACACCTTTAAGTCTCCCCACTAGAGGTACGGTGGAAACACTCCAAACTTTAGTTACAGATGATGTTGCGTCCTTTGCTAATAAGACCTGTAATATTAAAGATGCAGTTATTGTAGCAACAGGCAACACTTCTCATGCTGATTTGGTTAAGGCtgttgaaaaagaaatagacCTAAATCAAACATCAAAGAATGCCTTAATTAAACCAAAATCGAGTTTCTTGGGGTCCGAAGTTAGACTGAGAGATGATACATTGCCAAAAGCTTGGGTCGCTATTGCTGCTGAAGGTGAAAGCGCAAAATCGGAACAGTATCTAACGTCACATGTTGCTACTAGCATCTTTGGTGAATACTTTGCCATGGAACCAAGATCGAGATTACAAGGTATCAAATTGCTAGATAATTTACAAGAGTATCAGTTATGTGATTCTTTCACccatttcaatttgaattataAAGATTCTGGACTATGGGGATTTACAACAATGACGGGAAACATTGGTAACATCGATGATCTTATCCATTTTACTTTGAAACAATGGAATAGACTGTCTATTTCAATAACAGAAACCGAACTTGAAAGAGGTAAAGCCCTTTTGAAACTCAAATTGGCAACTGACGCACTCAAGAGAAAAACTAACGCCGCTCTCTTGGccaatgaaattttggcaAATGATGGTGTCTACTTAAACTTAGATGAAGTATTCAAAAAGATACATGCAGTAACAATAAAAGATATTAAGAATTGGGCAGGTAACAAACTTTGGGACCAAGATATTGCCATTTCTGGGGTCGGTCAAATTGAAGACCTACTAGACTATATGAGAATGAGAAATGATATGTCTATGATGAGATGGTGA
- the KAFR0B00630 gene encoding uncharacterized protein (similar to Saccharomyces cerevisiae ECM13 (YBL043W) and YJR115W; ancestral locus Anc_7.483) codes for MPNYNSILNLANDRLMDIFNDRNENRSIDLRKLLGHSQILDKVSNYIDSISFQNQYKFEESDDGVEYIENRMYKALSGDSDSDSDSDSDSDSGSDNCSQSDDEDTDKAFEHAIYSPNSNPEFVIPKLPESTNNLGTIPTFSSIRKPRTSYVI; via the coding sequence ATGCCAAATTATAATAGCATATTGAATCTAGCGAACGATAGGCTGATGgacattttcaatgatagGAATGAGAATAGATCAATTGATCTGAGGAAGCTATTGGGACATTCACAAATTCTTGATAAAGTTTCGAATTATATAGACTCAATTAGTTTTCAGAATCAGtacaaatttgaagaatctgaTGATGGTGTCGAGTATATTGAGAATAGAATGTACAAAGCGTTGTCTGGTGATTCTGATTCTGATTCTGATTCTGATTCTGATTCTGATTCAGGAAGCGATAATTGTTCACAgagtgatgatgaagatacgGATAAGGCATTCGAGCATGCTATATATTCGCCAAATAGCAATCCTGAATTTGTTATACCGAAACTTCCAGAAAGTACAAATAATTTAGGTACAATACCTACTTTCAGTTCGATCAGGAAACCTCGCACAAGTTATGTTATATAG
- the FUI1 gene encoding uridine permease (similar to Saccharomyces cerevisiae FUI1 (YBL042C); ancestral locus Anc_7.481), translating to MASLSIEQTQSSKGLKDESYQVQTQDFSDISDEKSTMADALDTDKNGWRYWLHRLNELLEIKQEGEASRGLVESFLYNKDLEPVDHARRTWTWKNYIFFWITGSFNVNTWEVSATGLQLGLSWWQTWICIWVGYSFVAVFLVLGSRIGNIYHLSFPISVRIPFGTYFSIWIVLNRLVMAVVWMSTLSWLGSECVQLMLMAIFGTDLDVRIKNTIHNPNLNNFQFMCYMLFWIIYLPFLWFPPHKLRYVFAVKSAITPFAAFGFLIWTLCKAHGHLSLGTLNTNSDGSAIVMSSSATAWAVIRSIMSAMNNFSTLILNAPDFSRFAKTPKSSFYSQLIALPICYGVISLVGILSASAAYSMYGVNYWNPLDILSKYLDHWNSGNRAGVFFISFAFAFDQLGANLSSNAIPAGTDMTALLPKYINIRRGAYICACLTLCICPWELMASSSKFTTALSAYAVFLSAIAGVVFADYFIVRKGYINLLHCYTNKPGSYYMYNKYGTNWRAVIAYIFGIVPNFTGFIGAVGPSVPVGAMKVYYLSYFIGYLISAITYLILVHFFPIDGVPDNAKLTDRVWCESWTEVEDFKAEREAFERYSGDEQSLSFTPKVA from the coding sequence ATGGCCTCTCTAAGCATTGAACAAACTCAATCTTCAAAAGGCTTGAAAGATGAATCTTATCAAGTTCAAACTCAAGATTTTTCTGATATCTcagatgaaaaatctaCAATGGCCGATGCATTAGATACTGATAAGAATGGCTGGAGGTATTGGCTGCATAGATTGAATGAACTTCTAGAAATCAAACAAGAAGGTGAAGCATCGAGAGGGTTAGTCGAATCATTCTTATACAACAAGGATCTAGAACCTGTCGATCACGCAAGAAGAACTTGGACgtggaaaaattatatcTTTTTCTGGATTACAGGTTCTTTCAACGTTAACACATGGGAAGTCTCCGCCACTGGTTTACAATTGGGTCTTTCATGGTGGCAAACTTGGATTTGTATCTGGGTTGGTTATTCATTCGTCGCTGTCTTTTTAGTTCTAGGTTCTCGTATCGGTAACATTTATCATCTTTCTTTCCCTATCTCTGTCAGAATCCCATTCGGTACCTATTTTTCCATTTGGATTGTCCTTAATAGATTGGTCATGGCCGTCGTTTGGATGTCTACTCTATCTTGGCTAGGTTCTGAATGTGTTCAATTAATGCTCATGGCAATCTTCGGTACCGATTTAGACGTTAGAATTAAAAACACAATCCACaatccaaatttaaataatttccaattcatGTGTTACATGCTCTTCTGGATCATCtatttaccatttttatGGTTCCCACCTCATAAGTTACGCTATGTCTTTGCTGTCAAATCTGCAATTACTCCATTCGCTGCTTTCGGTTTCTTAATCTGGACTCTTTGTAAAGCTCACGGCCATCTCTCCCTAGGTACTTTAAATACCAATTCAGATGGTTCTGCAATCGTTATGTCAAGCTCTGCTACCGCATGGGCTGTCATTAGATCAATCATGTCGGCAATGAATAACTTCTCCACCTTAATTCTAAACGCTCCAGATTTCTCAAGATTTGCAAAGACTCCAAAATCCTCATTCTACTCACAATTAATCGCTTTACCAATCTGTTACGGTGTCATCTCTTTAGTCGGTATCCTTTCCGCTTCTGCTGCTTACAGTATGTACGGTGTCAACTACTGGAATCCATTAGATATCTTAAGTAAATACTTGGACCACTGGAACTCTGGTAACCGTGCTGGtgttttcttcatttcATTTGCATTCGCTTTCGATCAATTAGGTGCTAATTTATCAAGTAACGCTATCCCTGCAGGTACTGATATGACAGCCCTATTACCAAAATATATCAACATTAGACGTGGTGCTTACATATGTGCTTGTTTGACATTATGTATTTGTCCATGGGAATTAATggcatcttcatcaaaattcaCTACAGCTTTATCTGCTTATGCTGTTTTCCTTTCTGCCATTGCAGGTGTTGTCTTTGCCGATTACTTTATTGTCAGAAAAGGCTACatcaatttattacatTGTTACACAAACAAACCAGGTTCCTATTACATGTACAACAAATATGGTACAAATTGGAGAGCTGTCATCGCTTATATCTTTGGTATTGTTCCAAATTTCACTGGTTTCATCGGTGCCGTGGGTCCATCTGTCCCAGTTGGTGCAATGAAAGTTTACTATTTGAGTTATTTTATTGGTTATTTGATTTCTGCTATAACATATTTGATCCTCGTTCACTTTTTCCCAATTGATGGTGTTCCAGATAATGCAAAACTTACTGACAGAGTCTGGTGTGAATCTTGGACTGAAGTGGAGGATTTCAAAGCTGAAAGAGAagcttttgaaagatatagTGGTGATGAACAATCTTTGTCATTCACACCAAAAGTTGCATGA
- the PRE7 gene encoding proteasome core particle subunit beta 6 (similar to Saccharomyces cerevisiae PRE7 (YBL041W); ancestral locus Anc_7.480), giving the protein MTTVASEYSNEVAQQPIEHRFNPYSDNGGTILGIAGEDFAVLAGDTRHTTDYSINSRYEPKVFDCGDNIVISANGFAADGEALVKRFKNSIKWYHFDHNDKKLSIKSAARNIQHLLYGKRFFPYYVHTIIAGLDEEGKGAVYSFDPVGSYEREQCRAGGAAASLIMPFLDNQVNFKNQYEPGSDGKVKRPLKYLNIDEVISLVRDAFTSATERHIHVGDGLEILIVTKEGVRKEYYDLKRD; this is encoded by the coding sequence ATGACCACCGTGGCATCAGAGTATTCAAATGAAGTAGCACAACAACCCATCGAACATAGATTCAATCCGTATAGTGATAATGGTGGTACTATTCTAGGTATAGCAGGTGAAGATTTTGCCGTATTGGCAGGCGACACGAGACATACCACTGATTATTCCATCAATTCTCGTTATGAACCAAAAGTCTTTGACTGTGGTGATAACATTGTCATTTCTGCAAATGGATTCGCAGCTGATGGTGAAGCTTTGGtgaaaagatttaaaaataGTATTAAATGGTATCATTTCGACCacaatgataaaaaattatcaataaaatcagCAGCAAGAAATATCCAACATCTACTTTACGGTAAAAGATTTTTTCCTTACTATGTACATACAATCATTGCAGGTTTAGATGAGGAAGGTAAAGGTGCAGTGTATTCGTTCGATCCAGTAGGATCTTACGAAAGAGAACAATGTAGGGCAGGTGGTGCTGCTGCTTCTTTAATCATGCCCTTCCTAGACAATCAAGTCAATTTTAAGAATCAATACGAACCAGGTTCTGATGGTAAAGTAAAGAGaccattgaaatatttaaatattgatgaagttaTAAGTTTGGTTAGAGACGCATTCACTTCAGCTACTGAAAGACATATACACGTTGGTGATGGTCTAGAAATATTAATTGTCACAAAGGAGGGTGTGAGAAAAGAGTATTAcgatttgaaaagagattGA
- the ERD2 gene encoding Erd2p (similar to Saccharomyces cerevisiae ERD2 (YBL040C); ancestral locus Anc_7.479) codes for MLNIFRILGDLSHLASILILIQTIQKTGSIDGISFKTQVLYALVFLTRYLDLLTFHWVSFYNTLMKIFFICSSCYIVVLLQSYKKKNPVAYKEMVIADTFKIQYLLGGSLLMAFFFHHKFSLIEILWSFSVWLESCAILPQLFILSKSGKAQSLTVHYIFALGLYRTLYVPNWIWRYYSEGRIDKLALIAGLVQTLVYSDFFYIYYKKVIKGFGAALPHYK; via the coding sequence ATGCTGAATATCTTTAGAATTCTGGGTGATCTTTCTCATCTAGCCAgtatattaattttaattcaaaCCATTCAAAAAACTGGCTCAATTGATGGTATATCATTTAAGACACAAGTTCTATATGCGTTGGTATTTCTTACACGTTATTTGGATTTATTAACCTTCCACTGGGTTTCTTTCTATAACacattgatgaagattttcttcatctgttCTTCTTGTTACATTGTTGTACTTTTACAAAGCtacaaaaagaagaaccCTGTTGCCTATAAAGAAATGGTTATTGCTGATACTTTCAAGATCCAATACCTATTAGGTGGAAGTCTATTAATggcttttttctttcatcatAAATTTTCGCTAATTGAGATTCTTTGGAGTTTTTCAGTATGGCTAGAAAGTTGTGCCATTTTACCACAATTATTTATCCTATCGAAGAGTGGTAAAGCTCAAAGTTTAACCGTCCACTATATCTTTGCATTAGGATTGTATAGGACTCTATATGTTCCTAATTGGATTTGGAGATACTATTCTGAGGGAAGAATAGATAAATTGGCACTTATCGCTGGCTTAGTTCAAACTTTAGTGTATTCCGATTTCTTTTACATTTATTATAAGAAAGTTATTAAAGGATTCGGGGCTGCTTTACCACACTACAAGTGA
- the MIN6 gene encoding Min6p (similar to Saccharomyces cerevisiae YBL039W-B; ancestral locus Anc_7.478) yields the protein MAFFSNNPVIEFFHRLATKPSTVMMWLFTGLILSSTLYMLLLPVNYDGDDLLNEEERKRKGKDK from the coding sequence atggCTTTTTTCAGTAACAATCCTGTTATAGAGTTCTTTCATAGACTTGCAACCAAACCCAGTACTGTCATGATGTGGCTTTTCACAGGTTTGATTTTAAGCAGTACATTGTATATGTTGCTGCTGCCTGTAAACTACGATGGAGACGATCTTTTAAACGAGGaagaaaggaaaaggaAAGGAAAGGATAAATAA